A genomic region of Anaerolineae bacterium contains the following coding sequences:
- a CDS encoding cysteine protease, with translation MSEEKTNVGMGWLPDPPDMRDYSLEREEVPPKLKSLGQKPVKTMLDELGVLETKKKLSPTQDLSRFCSAVDNQEYIGSCTAHAAVGLLEYFEKRAFGKHIDASRLFLYKVTRNLLHWTGDEGAYLRTTMGALTLVGVPPEEYWPYKPADFDQEPPAFCYALAQNYQTVQYFRLDTPGVTEEVLLERIKTFLAGGLPLMFGFRVYNSIWQIEDGKIPYPIPLDNVVGGHAVLAVGYDDKIKIKNPGSGGLETEGALLIRNSWGEGWGDKGYGWLPYQYVLSRLAVDWWSLLETEWIEKGDFD, from the coding sequence ATGAGTGAAGAAAAAACAAACGTTGGCATGGGGTGGCTACCGGACCCACCTGATATGCGGGATTATTCGCTAGAGCGAGAAGAAGTGCCGCCCAAACTCAAGTCATTGGGGCAAAAGCCGGTCAAAACAATGCTTGACGAATTAGGCGTGTTGGAAACAAAGAAAAAATTATCGCCAACCCAAGATTTAAGCCGTTTCTGCTCGGCGGTGGACAATCAGGAATATATCGGCTCGTGTACCGCACATGCTGCGGTGGGTCTGTTGGAGTATTTTGAGAAAAGAGCATTTGGAAAACATATTGATGCTTCCAGGCTCTTTCTCTACAAGGTAACCCGTAATTTACTACATTGGACCGGAGACGAGGGGGCTTATCTCCGCACCACCATGGGGGCTTTAACGCTCGTTGGCGTTCCCCCCGAAGAATACTGGCCATACAAACCCGCAGATTTCGACCAGGAACCGCCCGCCTTTTGTTACGCCCTGGCTCAAAATTACCAAACCGTTCAATACTTCCGCCTCGATACTCCAGGAGTTACTGAGGAAGTTTTGTTGGAACGGATTAAAACATTCTTGGCTGGGGGGCTGCCGTTGATGTTTGGATTTAGAGTTTATAACTCTATCTGGCAGATCGAGGACGGCAAGATACCCTACCCCATCCCTCTTGATAATGTGGTAGGTGGCCATGCTGTTTTGGCCGTGGGTTATGATGATAAGATAAAGATCAAGAATCCTGGTTCGGGTGGGCTGGAAACCGAGGGCGCTTTACTCATCAGAAATTCCTGGGGAGAAGGATGGGGAGACAAAGGTTATGGCTGGCTGCCCTACCAATATGTCTTGAGCCGGTTGGCGGTTGACTGGTGGTCGCTCTTGGAAACCGAGTGGATTGAAAAAGGAGATTTTGATTAG
- a CDS encoding collagen-like protein, producing MINYQGVVQVGGTPYNGTGYFKFAVVNSASGDGTTNYWANDGTASGEPATAVSLAVSAGLFNVLLGDTSLPGMSQALDETVFGETDTYLRVWFSQDGTTFEALNPNQRIASVAYALRAKYAENGPSGPSGPTGPQGDQGPSGPSGPQGLAGADGADGAAGPSGPSGPSGPQGPAGADGADGASGPSGPSGPSGPSGPQGPAGADGADGADGASGPSGPSGPSGPAGQPALVTFEPSSWSHSLSNTTTWTDISALSFPVTTNSDNSIVSCTLSSDHQGSSLRLRFYYATPFTLFHSSDFGTFYSDLSDWAPLSFTQMTVIPSAGTYTISVQYRGSGVMSGPLIQCLVFEP from the coding sequence ATGATCAATTACCAGGGCGTGGTGCAGGTGGGCGGCACGCCGTATAACGGCACCGGCTATTTCAAGTTTGCCGTGGTCAACAGCGCCAGCGGCGACGGCACTACCAACTACTGGGCCAACGACGGCACGGCCAGCGGCGAACCGGCCACGGCCGTATCCCTGGCCGTGAGCGCGGGCTTGTTCAACGTGCTGCTGGGCGACACCAGCCTGCCCGGGATGAGCCAGGCGCTGGACGAAACCGTGTTCGGTGAAACCGACACCTATCTGCGGGTCTGGTTCAGCCAGGACGGGACCACCTTTGAGGCGTTGAACCCCAACCAGCGCATTGCCAGCGTGGCCTATGCGTTGCGGGCCAAATATGCCGAGAACGGCCCCTCCGGGCCGAGTGGGCCTACCGGGCCGCAAGGGGACCAGGGTCCCAGTGGCCCATCGGGTCCTCAAGGCCTGGCGGGGGCAGATGGGGCTGACGGTGCGGCTGGTCCTTCCGGCCCAAGCGGCCCTTCTGGTCCTCAAGGCCCTGCCGGAGCAGATGGTGCTGACGGTGCAAGCGGCCCCTCGGGTCCTTCCGGTCCAAGTGGGCCGTCGGGTCCTCAAGGCCCGGCGGGTGCAGATGGGGCTGATGGTGCTGATGGTGCAAGTGGCCCCTCGGGTCCTTCCGGCCCAAGTGGACCGGCGGGACAACCAGCACTCGTGACGTTCGAACCATCAAGTTGGAGCCACTCCCTTTCGAACACTACAACTTGGACAGATATTAGTGCTTTGTCGTTTCCTGTAACGACAAATTCAGATAACAGTATTGTATCGTGTACCCTTAGTTCGGATCATCAAGGTTCTTCTCTCCGTTTAAGGTTCTATTATGCTACACCCTTCACGCTCTTTCATAGTAGTGATTTCGGTACCTTCTATTCAGATTTGAGCGACTGGGCGCCGCTATCGTTTACACAGATGACGGTCATTCCAAGTGCTGGTACTTACACTATTTCGGTTCAATATAGGGGTTCAGGGGTTATGTCTGGTCCCCTAATCCAGTGTCTAGTGTTTGAACCATAA
- a CDS encoding glycosyltransferase family 4 protein, which yields MRIGLYHGYELTGSGSNEYTRYLARSFIEAGHEVHLICREENPEEIPYVTHAYAWQPDGGVETLFALENEPAKCVLHQLPHGKIRPVYLTDKQRPGNVKSFVSLTDAELRAYHDLNERLLTKILAAHRLEVLHANHVIYQPVAALGACQATQTPLIIFPHGSAIEYTLKLDQRYKRLALESILGCTGLIIGNREVRDRILNIYPEHRETILAKTQLVGVGVDTSLFQPVDRARRRASIKELVATHGSGGKTPPQSAELFARLAAGDLQATRDYWDQYNHSLPDDDLNDHLQRIPWEQNILLFVGALTVGKGLQSIIAALPGVLAQHPQTHLVIVGAGAYREALEALVYAISSGNKSLLLELCAKGKDLDRNELTGPWEDVQYYLNNPAHLAFVLEQGRGLAEHVHFLGRLSHARLHFLFPCADLAIFPSVVPEAYPLVLMESLSNGVLPLVSYFSGFMDGVDDLIPFLGQSLTTRMKIPVDPAVRVVSIAPNINDLLTDASVKSLSPTLRQIAVENYDWALRAAQMVEAYEWLIRQADREKE from the coding sequence ATGCGTATCGGCTTATACCACGGTTACGAATTGACCGGCTCCGGCAGCAACGAATATACCCGCTACCTGGCCCGTTCTTTTATTGAAGCCGGCCACGAGGTTCACCTTATCTGCCGTGAAGAAAACCCCGAAGAAATCCCTTATGTAACCCACGCCTACGCCTGGCAGCCGGATGGCGGCGTGGAAACTCTATTTGCCCTGGAAAACGAACCGGCCAAATGTGTGCTGCATCAGCTTCCGCACGGCAAAATCCGGCCCGTGTATTTAACCGACAAGCAGCGGCCCGGCAATGTAAAATCGTTTGTTTCGTTGACCGACGCGGAACTGCGGGCGTACCATGACCTCAACGAAAGATTGTTGACCAAAATTTTGGCCGCGCACCGGCTGGAGGTGTTGCATGCCAATCACGTAATTTACCAGCCGGTGGCTGCGCTGGGCGCGTGTCAAGCCACCCAAACGCCTCTCATCATTTTTCCTCACGGCAGCGCCATTGAATATACCTTAAAATTGGACCAACGTTATAAACGCCTGGCCCTGGAGAGCATCTTGGGCTGCACCGGCCTGATCATTGGCAACCGCGAGGTGCGCGACCGCATTTTGAACATTTATCCTGAACACCGGGAGACTATTTTGGCCAAAACCCAACTGGTGGGGGTGGGGGTGGACACATCCCTGTTCCAGCCGGTGGATCGGGCCAGGCGGCGTGCTTCAATCAAGGAATTGGTGGCTACGCACGGCAGCGGCGGCAAAACTCCCCCCCAAAGCGCAGAATTGTTTGCCCGTCTGGCGGCGGGCGATTTACAGGCCACGCGCGATTATTGGGATCAGTATAACCACTCCCTGCCCGATGATGATTTGAACGACCATTTGCAGCGCATCCCCTGGGAGCAGAACATTCTGCTTTTTGTGGGCGCCTTGACCGTAGGCAAGGGCCTGCAAAGTATCATTGCCGCCCTGCCCGGCGTGCTGGCCCAACACCCCCAAACCCATTTAGTCATTGTGGGGGCCGGGGCTTACCGCGAAGCGTTGGAGGCGTTGGTCTATGCCATTTCCAGCGGCAACAAGTCCCTGCTGTTGGAACTCTGCGCCAAAGGCAAGGATTTGGACCGTAACGAGCTAACCGGCCCCTGGGAGGACGTGCAATATTATTTGAACAACCCGGCCCATCTGGCCTTTGTGCTGGAACAGGGGCGGGGATTGGCCGAACACGTTCATTTTTTGGGCCGTTTGAGCCACGCCCGCCTGCATTTCCTCTTTCCCTGCGCCGACCTGGCTATTTTCCCTTCGGTGGTGCCGGAGGCTTATCCGCTGGTGCTGATGGAGTCGCTTTCCAACGGCGTGCTGCCGCTGGTGTCTTATTTTAGCGGCTTTATGGACGGCGTGGACGACTTGATTCCCTTCCTGGGCCAATCTTTAACGACCAGGATGAAAATCCCGGTAGACCCGGCTGTGCGCGTGGTCAGCATTGCGCCCAATATTAATGACCTCCTGACCGATGCGAGTGTAAAATCGCTCAGCCCCACGTTGCGCCAGATTGCGGTAGAAAATTACGATTGGGCCTTGAGAGCCGCCCAGATGGTAGAGGCTTATGAATGGCTGATCCGGCAAGCGGACAGAGAGAAAGAGTGA
- the pelF gene encoding GT4 family glycosyltransferase PelF translates to MPKNKPQERMSALMCTEGTYPYEGGGVSTWCDILCHQLDQVDYTLYAITGSPNLVPKYTLPPNIKKTIFIPLWGTQEPAEYILPDRPFSEIYQHKQDTTNAVIGKKFLPLLRRFLQGMEEEGDITPYGRVIYELWLYFQKYDWNLTWKSEPAWRAFVEEVLGPYEAQPHRYLGSEIPSMFDLTNTMRWMYNFLMPLNASVPKVDLVHSTIASFAGLAGIIAKHAYGTPFLVTEHGVSIRERYIAISATDFGYFAKQFLLKMYNFISRLIYIYADKISPVANFNQRWETLYTNPDKILTIYNGINPRQFTPKPKPAKTAHRPTAVAAARVFPLKDIETMIRSAAVAREIIPDVYFVVYGSLLADPPYVAKCRRLIAELNLEGTFEFGGFHNNPSEIYSEGDLSVLSSISEGFPFTVLESMACARPVVGTDVGGVREALEGFGIVVPPNDPVAFGEGVVTLLQNDQLRLELGRKAREEVILRYTTELMLRKYWQLYDEMRNLGPQKPPQPAEPERQEAMPSIAPA, encoded by the coding sequence ATGCCCAAAAACAAACCGCAAGAAAGAATGTCGGCTTTGATGTGTACCGAGGGCACTTACCCTTATGAAGGCGGCGGGGTAAGCACCTGGTGCGATATTCTCTGCCACCAATTGGACCAGGTGGATTATACGCTGTACGCCATTACCGGCAGCCCCAACCTGGTGCCCAAATATACACTGCCGCCTAATATCAAAAAGACAATTTTTATTCCGCTGTGGGGCACGCAGGAACCGGCCGAGTACATTTTACCCGATAGACCCTTTTCCGAAATTTATCAGCATAAGCAAGACACCACCAATGCGGTGATCGGCAAAAAGTTCTTGCCTTTGCTGCGGCGTTTTTTGCAAGGCATGGAAGAAGAAGGCGATATTACCCCCTATGGCCGGGTTATTTATGAGTTGTGGCTTTATTTCCAAAAATACGACTGGAACCTGACCTGGAAATCCGAACCGGCCTGGCGGGCGTTTGTGGAGGAAGTGTTAGGGCCTTACGAAGCGCAACCCCACCGCTACCTGGGCAGCGAAATCCCCAGCATGTTTGACCTCACCAACACCATGCGCTGGATGTATAACTTTTTGATGCCCTTAAACGCCTCGGTGCCCAAAGTTGACCTGGTTCACTCAACCATTGCCTCATTTGCCGGGCTGGCCGGAATTATTGCCAAACATGCCTATGGCACGCCCTTTTTGGTGACCGAGCATGGCGTTTCCATCCGCGAGCGATACATCGCCATCTCCGCCACAGACTTTGGCTATTTTGCCAAACAATTTTTACTAAAAATGTACAACTTCATCTCCCGCCTCATTTACATCTACGCCGACAAGATTTCGCCGGTGGCCAACTTTAACCAACGGTGGGAAACCTTGTACACCAACCCGGACAAAATCTTGACCATCTACAACGGCATCAATCCCCGGCAATTTACGCCCAAACCCAAACCGGCCAAAACGGCCCACCGGCCCACGGCCGTGGCGGCGGCGCGGGTTTTTCCGTTGAAAGATATTGAAACCATGATCCGCTCCGCGGCGGTGGCCCGCGAAATAATCCCCGATGTTTATTTTGTGGTCTATGGCTCCCTGCTCGCCGACCCGCCCTATGTGGCCAAGTGCCGCCGCCTCATTGCCGAATTGAACTTGGAAGGTACTTTTGAGTTTGGCGGTTTTCACAACAACCCTTCCGAAATTTATAGCGAGGGCGACTTGAGCGTGCTGTCCAGTATCTCCGAGGGATTCCCCTTTACTGTGCTGGAGTCAATGGCTTGCGCCCGGCCGGTGGTGGGCACCGATGTGGGTGGGGTCAGGGAGGCCCTGGAAGGTTTTGGCATTGTGGTCCCGCCAAACGATCCCGTGGCCTTTGGCGAAGGGGTAGTTACCCTCTTGCAAAACGACCAACTGCGTCTTGAATTAGGCCGTAAGGCCAGGGAAGAAGTCATCCTGCGTTATACCACCGAACTGATGTTGCGCAAGTATTGGCAATTATACGATGAAATGCGTAACCTGGGGCCGCAAAAACCACCCCAACCGGCTGAACCTGAACGGCAAGAAGCGATGCCGAGCATAGCCCCAGCCTAG
- a CDS encoding SDR family oxidoreductase: MANCLVTGGAGFIGSHVVDALLARGDSVRVLDNLSSGHRENLAHVMNKIEFIEGDIRDEDTVQKAVAGVELIFHLAAMVSVPESMEKPMQAELNNAVGTLNILAAARAAGVRRMMFSSTSAVYGDEPTLPKVETMQPYPQSPYAIAKLAGEHYCQLFNQNFGPETVIFRYFNVFGPRQDPTSVYSGVISIFVDKLSEGKAPFIYGDGEQTRDFIFVKDVARANLRASETPAAAGKIFNLGTGRQVTINQLFAALRDIFAVDLAPIYKPARAGDIRYSYCDASQARAVMGWSAEVKFEDGLQQLVDSIR, translated from the coding sequence ATGGCTAATTGTTTAGTAACGGGCGGCGCAGGTTTTATCGGTTCTCACGTGGTAGATGCCCTCCTGGCCCGGGGCGACAGCGTGCGCGTGCTGGATAACTTATCCAGCGGGCATCGAGAAAACTTGGCCCACGTGATGAATAAGATAGAATTCATTGAAGGCGATATCCGGGATGAAGACACTGTGCAAAAAGCCGTGGCCGGGGTTGAATTGATTTTTCACCTGGCGGCAATGGTGTCGGTGCCGGAGTCTATGGAAAAACCAATGCAGGCCGAACTGAACAATGCGGTGGGTACGCTCAATATCCTGGCGGCGGCCAGAGCCGCGGGCGTGCGCCGGATGATGTTCAGTTCCACCAGCGCGGTGTATGGCGATGAACCCACACTGCCCAAAGTGGAAACCATGCAGCCCTATCCCCAATCGCCTTACGCCATCGCCAAACTGGCCGGCGAGCATTACTGCCAGCTTTTTAATCAAAACTTTGGCCCGGAAACCGTTATTTTCCGTTATTTTAACGTTTTTGGCCCTCGCCAAGACCCCACCTCGGTTTATTCCGGCGTGATCTCTATTTTTGTGGATAAATTGTCGGAGGGAAAGGCGCCCTTTATCTACGGCGATGGTGAACAGACCCGTGATTTCATTTTTGTCAAAGACGTGGCCCGGGCCAATTTAAGGGCCTCGGAAACGCCGGCAGCAGCCGGAAAAATCTTCAATCTGGGCACCGGCCGCCAGGTGACCATTAACCAGCTTTTTGCGGCGCTGCGCGATATTTTTGCCGTTGATTTGGCCCCAATTTACAAACCGGCCCGCGCCGGCGACATCCGTTATTCTTATTGCGACGCTTCCCAGGCCCGGGCCGTGATGGGCTGGTCGGCAGAAGTGAAATTTGAAGATGGTTTGCAACAGTTGGTGGATAGTATAAGGTAA